The proteins below are encoded in one region of Metabacillus dongyingensis:
- a CDS encoding anti-repressor SinI family protein, whose amino-acid sequence MEMLMKEVEKMDQEWKDLILSALQMGISKEEIREFLKTQTLKN is encoded by the coding sequence ATGGAGATGTTAATGAAGGAAGTAGAAAAGATGGATCAAGAATGGAAAGATTTAATACTGTCAGCTTTGCAAATGGGAATCAGCAAAGAAGAAATAAGAGAATTTTTGAAAACGCAAACACTTAAAAATTGA
- a CDS encoding DEAD/DEAH box helicase, which yields MNVKINFDSSWQDTFFKKLENDGPWASWENYKLACEVQKHLIVPSFEGLQAPNHLTDFTPLPHQLEVARQVVEHMNGKAILADEVGLGKTIEAGLIIKEYMIRGLAKKILILVPASLVSQWARELHEKFYIPAVEQKKSYVWEACDVVVSSIDTAKRSPHREIVLAQQYDLVIIDEAHKLKNNKTKNYEFVQSLKKKYCLLLTATPIQNRVEEIFNLVSLLKPGHLGNEAYFSEVFSAKNRSLEHHEHLQELVNKVMIRNRRGDTGIDWPKRHVETVPIELSPTERNLYTAISRLKSFGTVAASMFSIMTLQREACSSREAVYMTLKKMIDRPAGEASPLPEPIIRELMQCIDEVDGNTKAQKAVELIKRIDDKVIIFTEYRATQFYLQWFLQQHGISSVPFRGGFKRGKKDWMKDLFKNRVQVLIATEAGGEGINLQFCNHIINYDLPWNPMRLEQRIGRIHRLGQEKDVYIYNMATKNTVEEHILKLLYEKINLFEKVIGELDEILTRLDISNFEDHLQDILFQSKSEGEMKIKMENLTSILHSAELEHTEKKAANGK from the coding sequence ATGAATGTGAAAATCAACTTTGATTCCTCCTGGCAAGATACTTTTTTTAAAAAATTAGAAAATGATGGGCCTTGGGCAAGTTGGGAAAATTACAAACTCGCCTGTGAAGTACAAAAACATTTAATTGTTCCTTCGTTTGAAGGCTTGCAGGCTCCAAATCATCTGACAGACTTTACTCCCCTGCCGCACCAATTAGAGGTTGCAAGACAGGTAGTTGAGCATATGAACGGCAAAGCGATACTGGCAGATGAAGTGGGCCTTGGAAAAACGATTGAAGCCGGATTGATAATAAAAGAATACATGATCCGCGGCCTTGCCAAAAAGATCTTAATTCTCGTGCCGGCCTCTTTAGTTTCACAATGGGCAAGAGAACTGCATGAAAAATTTTATATACCTGCTGTTGAGCAGAAGAAAAGCTACGTTTGGGAAGCATGTGATGTGGTGGTTTCATCTATCGACACTGCAAAACGAAGCCCGCACAGGGAAATAGTCCTTGCCCAGCAATATGATTTAGTCATTATCGATGAGGCTCATAAACTTAAAAATAATAAAACAAAAAACTATGAATTTGTTCAGAGCCTGAAAAAGAAATACTGCCTTCTTCTGACAGCAACTCCGATCCAAAATCGTGTTGAAGAGATTTTCAATCTTGTCTCTCTTCTCAAACCCGGTCACCTTGGAAACGAAGCTTATTTTTCAGAAGTTTTCTCAGCTAAAAATCGGTCTCTTGAACATCATGAGCATCTGCAGGAGCTTGTCAACAAAGTAATGATCCGAAACCGCCGCGGCGATACTGGAATTGACTGGCCAAAACGCCATGTTGAAACGGTTCCGATTGAACTCTCTCCAACTGAACGAAATCTGTACACAGCTATATCAAGACTTAAATCATTCGGAACTGTTGCTGCAAGCATGTTTTCCATTATGACACTCCAAAGAGAAGCATGCTCAAGCAGGGAAGCCGTTTATATGACACTAAAAAAAATGATCGATCGGCCTGCAGGTGAGGCCTCCCCTCTGCCTGAACCAATCATCAGGGAATTGATGCAGTGCATTGATGAGGTTGACGGAAACACGAAAGCACAAAAAGCAGTGGAGCTTATTAAAAGAATTGATGATAAAGTCATTATCTTTACTGAATATCGTGCCACTCAATTTTATCTGCAATGGTTTTTGCAGCAGCACGGTATTTCTTCTGTCCCTTTCAGGGGAGGATTTAAACGGGGGAAAAAAGATTGGATGAAAGATTTATTTAAAAACCGTGTTCAAGTACTGATTGCAACAGAAGCTGGGGGCGAAGGCATAAACCTGCAATTTTGCAATCACATCATCAATTATGACCTGCCATGGAACCCGATGCGGCTTGAACAAAGAATCGGCCGGATTCATCGCCTCGGCCAGGAAAAAGACGTTTATATTTACAATATGGCTACAAAAAATACGGTTGAAGAGCATATATTAAAATTGCTTTATGAAAAAATTAATCTATTCGAAAAAGTAATCGGTGAGCTTGATGAAATTTTAACCAGATTGGATATTTCAAATTTTGAAGATCATTTGCAGGATATTCTCTTTCAATCAAAAAGTGAAGGCGAAATGAAAATCAAAATGGAAAACTTAACATCCATCCTTCATTCTGCCGAGCTCGAACACACTGAAAAAAAAGCAGCGAATGGAAAATAA
- a CDS encoding lipoate--protein ligase family protein has translation MAKETWRFIDSGNCSPSYNMALDEALLDWNSQGIFPPVIRFYGWDPATLSVGYFQKVEKEIDLDAVKKYGLGFVRRPTGGRGVLHDKELTYSVIVAEEHPEMPKTVTEAYRVISEGILQGFRELGLDAYFAVPRTEEEKQGLKNPRSAVCFDAPSWYELVVEGRKVAGSAQTRQKGVILQHGSILLDIDEEMLFNLFKYPSERVKERMKKNFKSKAVAVNALRETPVTVEEAKNAFKKGFEIGLNISLEPYTLTAEEHAFVEKIAMEKYNTDDWNYKR, from the coding sequence ATGGCAAAGGAAACATGGAGATTTATTGATTCAGGGAATTGTTCCCCGTCCTATAATATGGCGTTAGATGAAGCGCTGCTAGACTGGAACAGTCAGGGGATCTTCCCGCCGGTGATTCGCTTTTACGGATGGGACCCGGCCACTCTTTCAGTAGGATACTTTCAGAAGGTCGAAAAAGAAATTGATCTTGATGCCGTTAAAAAGTATGGGCTGGGCTTTGTGCGCAGACCGACAGGAGGCAGAGGTGTTCTGCATGACAAGGAGCTGACATACAGCGTCATAGTGGCAGAAGAGCATCCTGAAATGCCGAAGACAGTAACAGAGGCATATCGAGTCATTTCAGAAGGTATTCTTCAGGGTTTCAGAGAGCTGGGACTTGATGCATATTTCGCCGTACCGAGAACGGAGGAAGAGAAACAGGGACTTAAGAATCCGCGGTCGGCCGTTTGTTTTGACGCACCATCATGGTATGAACTTGTGGTAGAAGGACGCAAGGTGGCCGGGAGCGCACAAACTCGCCAAAAAGGAGTCATTCTTCAGCACGGCTCCATTTTGCTCGATATAGATGAAGAAATGCTTTTTAATCTGTTTAAGTACCCAAGCGAGCGGGTAAAAGAACGAATGAAGAAAAATTTCAAAAGTAAGGCAGTTGCTGTCAATGCATTGCGTGAGACTCCTGTTACAGTGGAGGAAGCAAAGAATGCGTTTAAAAAGGGCTTTGAGATAGGTCTGAATATCTCACTCGAACCTTATACCTTGACAGCTGAAGAACATGCTTTTGTAGAGAAAATAGCAATGGAAAAATATAATACCGATGACTGGAATTATAAACGATAA
- a CDS encoding rhodanese-like domain-containing protein: MFLVILLGALAAYTIYSYFYQRKIMKTLTEEEFRAGYRKAQLIDVREPNEFDGGHILGARNIPLSQMRQRHKEIRKDQPVYIYCQNTVRSGRTAQMLKRKGYNDLYTLKGGFKGWGGKIKAKK; this comes from the coding sequence ATTTTTTTAGTGATTCTATTAGGTGCACTAGCAGCCTACACGATTTACTCTTATTTTTATCAGCGTAAAATCATGAAAACATTAACGGAAGAAGAATTCCGTGCTGGATACAGAAAAGCTCAGTTAATTGATGTTCGTGAGCCAAATGAGTTTGACGGCGGACATATTCTTGGAGCAAGAAATATTCCTTTATCCCAAATGAGACAAAGACATAAGGAAATCCGCAAAGATCAGCCTGTCTACATTTACTGTCAAAACACTGTCAGAAGCGGACGCACAGCTCAAATGCTGAAAAGAAAAGGCTATAACGATCTATACACCCTAAAAGGCGGCTTTAAGGGCTGGGGCGGTAAAATAAAAGCAAAGAAATAA
- a CDS encoding vitamin B12-dependent ribonucleotide reductase: MTVALNENLKLDVDKLNHDISLFPQVHPITDDMKLTHKGVSRLVMLDRYTFKDTEKLTLSKGDFVVLTIKEDPKFPARGLGYILEIDWQKKMATVQVEEEYRHSLEKPEEVETGVIYRSLDVIEKPLEVYYEQIAKRNATGLASVEKTEEKRNEWFQKFYKELVGLNFVPAGRVLYGAGAGTDVTYFNCYVMPFVQDSREGISEHRKQVMEIMSRGGGVGTNGSTLRPRNTLARGVNGKSSGSVSWLDDIAKLTHLVEQGGSRRGAQMIMLADWHPDIIEFIISKMQNPRILRYLIENTNDETIKKYAQEKLKFKPLTEDEKAMYQSIVNYKQIPGFGGFNEKIIKDAELKLVTGGTYSVHNSEFLTGANISVTLTKDFMDAVESDADYELRFPDVESYNEEQMKAYNEEWHNHGDVREWEKLGYKVRTYRTIKAKELWNLINICATYSAEPGIFFIDNANDMTNAKAYGQKVVATNPCGEQPLAPYSVCNLAAVNLAEMADKESKTVNFEKLKTTVEVGVRMQDNVIDATPYFLEDNKKQALGERRVGLGVMGLHDLLIYCETEYGSEEGNQLIDQVFETIATTAYKASVELAKEKGSFPFLTGETEKETNRLRDAFTKTGFMSKMPADLLDDIKEYGIRNSHLLTVAPTGSTGTMVGVSTGLEPYFSFSYYRSGRLGKFIEVKADIVQEYLDQHPEADPANLPKWFISAMELSAEAHADAQCVIQRWIDSSISKTVNAPRGYTVDKVQKVYERLYKGGAKGGTVYVDGSRDTQVLTLKAEENTFSESEEAPAKEKGKVVLVDTIQALRSTNVTIGNEVGNTCPVCREGTVEDIGGCNTCTSCGAQLKCGL; encoded by the coding sequence ATGACCGTTGCACTTAATGAAAATTTAAAACTTGATGTAGACAAGCTGAACCACGATATTTCCTTGTTTCCCCAAGTTCACCCAATAACTGATGATATGAAATTGACCCACAAAGGTGTATCCCGTTTAGTCATGCTTGACCGATATACATTTAAAGACACCGAAAAGCTGACTCTGTCTAAAGGGGACTTCGTTGTTCTGACAATTAAAGAAGATCCTAAATTCCCTGCAAGAGGACTGGGCTATATTTTAGAAATAGACTGGCAGAAGAAAATGGCAACTGTACAGGTCGAAGAAGAGTACCGCCATTCTCTTGAAAAGCCTGAAGAGGTTGAAACGGGTGTAATTTATCGCTCGCTAGATGTCATTGAAAAGCCGCTTGAAGTATATTATGAGCAAATCGCAAAACGAAATGCAACAGGACTTGCCTCTGTTGAAAAGACAGAAGAGAAGCGGAATGAATGGTTCCAGAAGTTCTACAAAGAATTAGTCGGATTGAACTTTGTGCCGGCAGGACGTGTATTGTACGGAGCTGGGGCAGGTACGGACGTTACTTACTTCAATTGCTACGTCATGCCATTTGTACAGGATTCCCGTGAAGGCATCTCCGAGCATCGGAAGCAGGTAATGGAAATAATGAGCAGAGGCGGCGGAGTTGGAACAAACGGTTCAACACTGCGCCCAAGAAATACACTAGCACGCGGTGTGAACGGCAAATCGTCAGGTTCTGTATCATGGCTTGATGATATCGCGAAGCTGACGCACTTAGTTGAGCAAGGCGGGTCGCGCAGGGGCGCTCAAATGATCATGCTTGCCGACTGGCATCCTGATATTATCGAATTTATCATTTCTAAAATGCAAAATCCCCGTATTTTACGGTACTTAATTGAAAATACGAATGACGAGACAATTAAGAAATATGCGCAGGAAAAACTAAAGTTCAAGCCTCTGACAGAGGATGAAAAAGCGATGTATCAGAGCATTGTGAACTATAAGCAAATTCCTGGCTTCGGCGGATTTAACGAAAAAATTATAAAAGATGCAGAACTGAAGCTGGTTACAGGTGGAACATACAGCGTTCATAATTCTGAATTCCTTACAGGCGCCAACATTTCAGTTACGTTAACGAAGGATTTCATGGATGCTGTTGAAAGTGATGCAGATTATGAGCTTCGCTTCCCTGATGTGGAAAGCTATAATGAAGAGCAAATGAAAGCCTATAACGAAGAGTGGCACAATCATGGCGATGTCCGCGAATGGGAAAAGCTTGGCTACAAAGTCCGCACATACCGCACAATTAAAGCTAAAGAACTATGGAACTTAATCAATATTTGTGCGACATATTCAGCAGAGCCTGGAATCTTCTTTATCGACAATGCAAACGATATGACGAATGCTAAAGCTTATGGACAAAAAGTAGTAGCAACAAATCCATGCGGCGAACAGCCTCTCGCACCTTATTCTGTCTGCAATCTTGCTGCAGTCAATCTTGCTGAAATGGCAGACAAAGAAAGCAAGACAGTCAACTTTGAAAAGCTGAAAACAACGGTTGAAGTCGGTGTCCGCATGCAGGATAACGTTATCGATGCAACACCTTATTTCTTAGAAGATAATAAGAAGCAGGCATTGGGCGAACGCCGTGTAGGTCTTGGCGTAATGGGTTTGCATGATCTGCTGATCTACTGTGAAACAGAGTATGGTTCAGAAGAAGGCAATCAGTTAATTGACCAAGTCTTTGAAACCATCGCAACAACTGCTTATAAAGCTTCTGTTGAGCTTGCAAAAGAAAAAGGAAGCTTCCCATTCTTGACTGGTGAAACAGAAAAAGAAACAAACCGTTTACGTGATGCATTCACAAAGACAGGTTTTATGAGCAAAATGCCGGCTGATCTTTTAGACGACATTAAAGAATACGGTATTCGAAACTCACATTTATTAACTGTAGCTCCAACAGGCAGCACAGGGACAATGGTTGGCGTCTCCACTGGTTTAGAGCCTTACTTCTCTTTCTCTTATTACAGAAGCGGAAGATTAGGTAAGTTCATTGAAGTTAAAGCGGATATCGTGCAGGAATATCTGGATCAGCATCCAGAAGCAGATCCAGCCAATCTGCCTAAATGGTTTATTTCAGCAATGGAGCTTAGCGCAGAAGCTCACGCGGATGCACAGTGTGTGATTCAGCGCTGGATTGACAGTTCAATCAGCAAAACTGTCAATGCACCAAGAGGATATACGGTTGATAAAGTTCAAAAAGTATATGAACGTTTATATAAAGGCGGAGCAAAAGGCGGCACGGTTTACGTTGACGGCAGCCGTGACACGCAGGTTCTGACGTTAAAAGCAGAAGAAAACACATTCTCTGAGAGTGAAGAAGCACCAGCAAAAGAAAAAGGAAAAGTTGTGCTTGTTGATACAATACAGGCTTTAAGATCTACAAATGTCACGATAGGCAATGAAGTAGGAAATACATGCCCGGTATGCCGCGAGGGTACGGTTGAAGACATAGGCGGCTGTAATACATGCACTAGCTGCGGAGCACAATTAAAGTGTGGTTTATAA
- a CDS encoding YqhG family protein has product MLQQEISQFLESFFTANSCQITDKHPGYMTVQLTIEMDKELMNRPFYWTYLEKTGGVPNPMQVTFLTDAKQAPEDLKGEIMHFGAPRLHQIYQTSKKLGSHIRLYENSPNKGSSQSLHPWLGVNVMVSYQSDKKKDHLYSIGLHLISGAILENFQDHLEKMTLTPRIPDLCFTTSPMIKEQSGLNRIQNYIQSIIEKDDHSWADDARQRWNSDMMLLSHFYEDLDEKPESYQLEKAALKELYDPQINVSIVNGGIFYLSQNAFY; this is encoded by the coding sequence ATGCTGCAGCAAGAGATCAGTCAATTTTTAGAAAGTTTTTTTACAGCAAATTCGTGTCAAATCACTGATAAACACCCAGGATATATGACTGTGCAGTTAACAATCGAAATGGATAAAGAGCTGATGAACCGTCCTTTTTACTGGACCTATCTTGAAAAAACCGGCGGTGTTCCAAATCCTATGCAGGTGACATTTCTTACAGATGCCAAACAGGCTCCTGAAGATTTAAAAGGAGAAATTATGCATTTCGGAGCACCAAGACTCCATCAGATTTACCAGACGAGCAAAAAACTTGGAAGTCACATCCGCCTTTATGAAAACTCTCCGAATAAAGGAAGCTCGCAATCACTGCACCCATGGCTCGGAGTAAATGTCATGGTATCTTATCAGAGCGACAAAAAGAAGGACCATTTATATTCAATCGGTCTCCATTTGATCAGCGGAGCAATCCTGGAAAATTTTCAGGATCATTTAGAAAAAATGACCTTAACACCGCGAATTCCTGATCTTTGCTTTACAACATCCCCAATGATTAAGGAACAAAGCGGGTTAAATCGCATTCAGAACTATATCCAATCTATTATTGAGAAGGATGACCACTCATGGGCAGACGATGCAAGACAGCGCTGGAACTCTGATATGATGCTGCTCAGTCATTTTTATGAAGATCTTGATGAGAAACCGGAATCCTACCAATTAGAAAAAGCAGCATTAAAAGAATTATATGATCCGCAAATAAATGTTTCGATTGTAAATGGCGGAATTTTTTATTTGTCGCAAAATGCGTTCTATTAA
- a CDS encoding helix-turn-helix domain-containing protein, with the protein MIGERIRKYRKERGLSLSELADRAGVAKSYLSSIERNLQSNPSVQFLEKVSSVLGVSMNTLILDESIYETKKDNLDNEWANLVKEAMDSGVTKDQFREFLEFNRWKMNQDK; encoded by the coding sequence ATGATTGGTGAACGCATCCGTAAATACCGTAAAGAACGAGGACTTTCTCTATCAGAGCTTGCCGATCGCGCTGGTGTTGCTAAATCATATTTAAGTTCAATTGAACGGAATCTGCAGTCTAATCCTTCTGTTCAATTTCTTGAAAAAGTCTCATCCGTACTGGGAGTATCCATGAATACCCTAATATTAGACGAATCAATTTATGAGACAAAAAAAGATAATCTTGATAATGAATGGGCAAACCTTGTTAAAGAAGCGATGGATTCTGGTGTAACGAAGGATCAATTTCGTGAATTTCTTGAATTTAACCGGTGGAAAATGAACCAAGATAAATAG
- the gcvPA gene encoding aminomethyl-transferring glycine dehydrogenase subunit GcvPA, translating into MKHRYLPMTEQDQQEMLDTVGVSHIGELFSDIPESVRFQGEYKIKKAKSETELVKELSELASKNKDLRSNASFLGAGVYDHYMPIIVDHVISRSEFYTAYTPYQPEISQGELQAIFEFQTMIAELTGMDVANSSMYDGGTSLAEAAMLAAGQTKKKKVIVSKAVHPESRDVLKTYAKGQYIEVVEVPVKNGVTDLEALKAEMSDDVAAVVVQYPNFFGQVEPLKEIEPIAHTGKSMFIVSSNPLALGALTPPGKFGADIVAGDAQPFGIPTAFGGPHCGYFAVTQKLLRKVPGRLVGQTTDEQGRRGFVLTLQAREQHIRRDKATSNICSNQALNALAASVAMTALGKKGVKEMAFQNIQKANYAKKAFAQNGIEVPFEGAIFNEFVIKLNKPIKEINAKLIQKGIIGGFDLGRVYPELENHMLVAVTELRTKEEIDLFVNELGDGHE; encoded by the coding sequence ATGAAACATCGTTATTTGCCGATGACAGAACAAGATCAGCAGGAAATGCTTGATACTGTCGGAGTATCTCATATAGGTGAGCTTTTCTCAGACATTCCCGAGAGCGTGCGTTTTCAGGGGGAATATAAGATCAAGAAAGCAAAATCTGAAACAGAACTTGTTAAGGAGCTGAGTGAGCTAGCTTCTAAAAACAAGGATTTAAGAAGCAATGCTTCTTTCCTTGGTGCAGGTGTATACGATCATTACATGCCGATCATAGTAGATCATGTTATTTCACGCTCAGAATTTTATACAGCATACACTCCGTATCAGCCGGAAATTTCTCAGGGCGAGCTTCAGGCCATCTTTGAATTTCAAACAATGATCGCTGAGCTTACTGGAATGGACGTGGCGAACTCATCCATGTACGACGGCGGAACTTCTTTAGCTGAAGCAGCCATGCTTGCTGCAGGTCAAACAAAAAAGAAAAAAGTCATCGTTTCAAAAGCCGTTCACCCGGAAAGCAGAGATGTGCTGAAAACATATGCAAAAGGACAGTACATTGAAGTAGTAGAAGTCCCTGTGAAAAATGGCGTCACTGACCTTGAAGCTTTAAAGGCGGAAATGTCAGACGATGTTGCGGCTGTCGTTGTGCAATATCCAAACTTCTTCGGGCAAGTCGAGCCGCTTAAAGAGATTGAACCAATTGCTCATACAGGTAAGAGCATGTTTATCGTATCTTCCAATCCGCTTGCTCTTGGAGCTTTAACACCTCCTGGGAAATTCGGGGCAGACATAGTGGCAGGCGATGCTCAGCCATTTGGTATTCCGACTGCTTTTGGCGGTCCTCACTGCGGTTACTTTGCTGTAACTCAGAAATTGCTCCGCAAAGTACCGGGACGATTGGTCGGACAGACGACAGATGAACAGGGCAGACGCGGGTTTGTATTAACCCTGCAGGCGCGTGAGCAGCATATAAGACGTGATAAAGCGACTTCTAATATATGTTCAAATCAGGCGTTAAACGCTTTGGCAGCCTCAGTTGCCATGACGGCACTCGGGAAAAAAGGCGTAAAAGAAATGGCCTTTCAAAATATCCAAAAAGCAAACTACGCTAAAAAAGCATTTGCACAAAATGGGATTGAGGTTCCATTTGAAGGGGCTATTTTTAACGAATTCGTCATTAAATTAAACAAACCGATTAAAGAGATAAATGCAAAGCTTATTCAAAAGGGCATCATTGGCGGTTTTGATTTAGGCAGAGTATACCCGGAGCTTGAAAACCATATGCTTGTAGCTGTAACTGAATTGCGTACAAAAGAAGAAATTGACCTATTTGTAAATGAATTGGGGGATGGACATGAATAA
- the gcvPB gene encoding aminomethyl-transferring glycine dehydrogenase subunit GcvPB yields MNKQDQPLIFELTKPGRTGYSLPSMDIPEIAADELIPSEYLRTDEAELPEVSELDIMRHYTALSKRNHGVDSGFYPLGSCTMKYNPKINENVARMAGLAHIHPLQDESTVQGALELMYDLQEHLIEITGMDEVTLQPAAGAHGEWTGLMMIRAYHEANNDFNRTKVIVPDSAHGTNPASATVAGFETITVKSNEQGLVDLEDLKRVVGEDTAALMLTNPNTLGLFEENILEMAKIVHDAGGKLYYDGANLNAVLSKARPGDMGFDVVHLNLHKTFTGPHGGGGPGSGPVGVKADLIPYLPKPVLVKRDNKYTFDYDRPQSIGRVKPFYGNFGINVRAYTYIRTMGPDGLKAVTEYAVLNANYMMRRLSEAYDLPFDRHCKHEFVLSGKRQKKLGVRTLDIAKRLLDFGYHPPTIYFPLNVEECIMIEPTETESKETLDSFIDAMLQIAKEAEENPEIVQEAPHTTVVSRLDETTAARKPILRYQKQ; encoded by the coding sequence ATGAATAAGCAGGATCAGCCATTAATATTTGAACTGACAAAACCAGGACGAACAGGCTACAGTTTGCCTTCAATGGATATCCCTGAAATCGCTGCAGATGAATTAATTCCAAGTGAATATTTGCGTACAGATGAAGCTGAACTGCCGGAAGTCTCCGAACTTGATATTATGAGACATTATACAGCTCTTTCCAAAAGGAACCATGGAGTAGATTCCGGGTTTTATCCACTTGGATCCTGTACGATGAAATACAATCCTAAAATCAATGAAAATGTAGCGCGTATGGCAGGTTTAGCCCATATCCATCCTTTGCAGGATGAAAGCACAGTTCAGGGTGCCCTTGAGCTTATGTATGATCTTCAAGAGCATCTCATTGAAATTACCGGAATGGATGAGGTTACACTGCAGCCTGCAGCAGGCGCGCATGGCGAATGGACTGGCCTGATGATGATCCGTGCTTATCATGAAGCCAACAACGATTTTAACCGGACAAAAGTGATTGTTCCTGACTCAGCTCATGGCACAAATCCAGCGTCAGCTACTGTAGCGGGATTTGAAACAATTACGGTTAAATCAAACGAACAGGGCCTTGTAGATCTTGAAGATTTAAAACGTGTGGTAGGGGAAGATACAGCTGCTCTTATGCTGACGAATCCTAATACCCTAGGACTTTTTGAAGAAAATATTTTAGAAATGGCGAAAATCGTACATGATGCAGGAGGCAAGCTTTATTACGACGGTGCAAATTTAAATGCCGTATTAAGCAAGGCACGTCCAGGCGATATGGGATTTGATGTCGTTCATTTAAATCTTCATAAAACATTTACCGGTCCTCACGGAGGCGGAGGCCCTGGATCTGGCCCGGTTGGAGTAAAAGCTGATCTGATTCCGTACCTGCCAAAACCTGTATTAGTTAAAAGAGATAATAAATATACGTTTGATTATGATCGTCCGCAGTCCATCGGCCGGGTGAAGCCATTCTACGGAAACTTCGGAATTAACGTCCGTGCTTATACGTATATTCGGACAATGGGACCTGACGGGTTAAAAGCGGTGACAGAGTATGCCGTTTTAAATGCAAACTACATGATGAGAAGACTTTCAGAAGCCTATGATCTGCCATTTGACAGGCACTGCAAGCATGAATTTGTTCTTTCGGGCAAACGTCAGAAAAAATTAGGGGTGCGGACGCTTGACATCGCAAAAAGGCTGCTTGATTTCGGCTATCATCCGCCTACCATCTACTTCCCATTAAACGTGGAAGAATGCATCATGATTGAGCCGACTGAAACAGAATCAAAAGAAACGCTGGATTCATTTATTGACGCAATGCTCCAGATCGCAAAAGAAGCAGAAGAAAATCCTGAAATTGTACAGGAAGCACCGCATACGACAGTTGTCAGCCGCTTAGATGAGACTACAGCAGCAAGAAAACCGATCTTGCGTTATCAAAAGCAATAA
- the gcvT gene encoding glycine cleavage system aminomethyltransferase GcvT encodes MADLKRTPLFDVYKELGAKTIDFGGWDLPVQFSSIKEEHEAVRERAGLFDVSHMGEIEVTGTDSLAFLQKTMTNDVSLLKDGGAQYTAMCYEDGGTVDDLLIYKKSDTHFLLVVNASNIEKDYEWLISHKFGDTKLHNISSDVAQLAIQGPQAESILQKLTETDLSEIKFFKFKDDVVIDDVKALVSRTGYTGEDGFEIYCPSSEASSLWKAILEAGKNEGILPCGLGARDTLRFEANLPLYGQELTKEITPIEAGIGFAVKPNKEADFIGKDILKEQKENGTARKLVGLEMIDKGIPRHGYEVYHGDEQIGEVTTGTQSPTLKKNIGWALLKKEFAEPGTEVIVQVRKKRLKAVTVSTPFYKRPKK; translated from the coding sequence ATGGCAGATTTAAAGCGAACACCATTATTTGATGTTTATAAAGAACTTGGTGCAAAGACAATTGATTTTGGCGGTTGGGATCTTCCCGTTCAATTTTCTTCTATTAAAGAGGAACACGAGGCAGTTCGGGAAAGAGCTGGCTTATTCGATGTTTCGCATATGGGTGAAATTGAAGTAACAGGTACAGACAGTCTTGCATTCCTTCAAAAGACAATGACGAATGATGTTTCCCTTTTGAAAGACGGCGGAGCCCAGTACACGGCGATGTGCTATGAAGATGGGGGAACAGTAGACGATTTATTAATTTATAAAAAATCAGATACTCACTTTTTATTAGTCGTGAATGCTTCAAATATTGAAAAAGATTATGAGTGGCTCATCTCGCACAAATTCGGAGACACAAAGCTTCATAATATTTCATCAGATGTTGCCCAACTGGCCATTCAGGGGCCACAAGCTGAATCTATCCTTCAAAAATTAACAGAAACAGATTTAAGTGAAATCAAGTTTTTTAAATTTAAAGATGACGTTGTAATCGATGATGTAAAAGCTCTTGTCTCAAGAACAGGCTATACAGGCGAAGACGGCTTTGAAATCTATTGCCCATCTTCAGAAGCGTCTTCCCTTTGGAAAGCAATTTTAGAAGCAGGCAAAAATGAAGGAATTCTTCCGTGCGGATTAGGCGCACGCGACACATTGCGCTTTGAAGCAAATCTGCCTTTATATGGTCAGGAACTTACCAAAGAAATTACTCCGATTGAGGCGGGAATCGGTTTTGCTGTAAAACCGAATAAAGAGGCAGACTTCATCGGAAAAGATATTTTAAAAGAACAAAAAGAAAACGGAACAGCAAGAAAGCTTGTCGGTCTTGAGATGATTGACAAGGGAATACCCCGACATGGTTATGAAGTATACCATGGAGACGAACAAATCGGCGAAGTAACGACTGGCACACAATCTCCTACATTAAAGAAAAATATCGGCTGGGCTCTGCTGAAAAAGGAATTTGCAGAACCAGGCACTGAAGTGATTGTGCAAGTGCGCAAGAAACGCTTAAAAGCAGTTACAGTTTCAACACCTTTTTATAAACGACCAAAAAAATGA